A portion of the Streptomyces erythrochromogenes genome contains these proteins:
- a CDS encoding TetR/AcrR family transcriptional regulator — MDSSSAGTGTGGGRRAATRQKLYEAAVTLIAEKGFSATTVDEIAERAGVAKGTVYYNFASKNELFEELLRHGVGLLTASLRTSAEETEARGGSRVEALDAMIRAGLVFIDRYPAFTQLYVAELWRTNRTWQSTLMVVRQEAVAVVEKVLREGVERGELSSEIDVQLTAAALVGMVLVAALDWQSFQRERSLDDVHSALSLLLRGRVSGNR, encoded by the coding sequence ATGGACAGCAGCAGCGCCGGTACGGGTACCGGCGGGGGCCGTCGTGCGGCCACCCGGCAGAAGCTCTACGAAGCGGCCGTCACCCTGATCGCCGAGAAGGGCTTCTCCGCGACCACGGTCGATGAGATCGCCGAGCGGGCGGGCGTCGCGAAGGGCACGGTCTACTACAACTTCGCGAGCAAGAACGAGCTGTTCGAGGAGCTGCTGCGACACGGCGTCGGACTGCTGACGGCATCGCTGCGGACCTCGGCGGAGGAGACCGAGGCGCGCGGCGGCAGCCGCGTCGAGGCGCTCGACGCGATGATCCGGGCGGGCCTGGTCTTCATCGACCGCTACCCGGCCTTCACCCAGCTGTACGTCGCCGAGCTGTGGCGCACCAACCGCACCTGGCAGTCCACCCTGATGGTGGTCCGCCAGGAGGCGGTGGCCGTCGTGGAGAAGGTGCTGCGCGAGGGCGTCGAGCGCGGGGAGCTCAGCTCCGAGATCGACGTGCAGCTCACCGCGGCCGCACTGGTGGGCATGGTGCTGGTGGCCGCCCTGGACTGGCAGTCCTTCCAGCGGGAGCGGTCCCTCGACGACGTGCACTCGGCGCTGTCGCTGCTGCTGCGCGGCCGGGTCAGCGGAAACCGCTGA